DNA from Daucus carota subsp. sativus chromosome 1, DH1 v3.0, whole genome shotgun sequence:
ttgaaaaatattgtgtgttggtttaatattttcatatcctcagaaaccgacctaataaatatccggaacacgaaacccattacaggactgcaatttatttatccgcaagattcgaaagaattttaaattgtagtgagtatcgtattcaacccccccttctacgatactttggacctaacaaaaaCCATGTATCTTGATGTGTTCCTTCTTCACAATGCCTACCTGTTCAGATGAACATTAACATGGAATTGATTAAGAGAACACATTGTACTAGACAAATGTTTTGGACATTGGGGAGTATGAGAAGATTACTTGAACAAGGAAGGTTGAAAAATTCTTCCGCTGATAACCTTGAAGCTGAATAACCTGATACATTAAACAAACTGTTAAACTGTATAAAATATGCAAATAAAAAGTATGCCAACATAAAGCAAAATATGCCCACCATTCGGAGCTCAGGGTCTCGAACTACAGTATCATTGTTGGATGTTCATGTTGACTGGAGGAGCTCGCAAAGTATCTTGAACTGTCACCCACATATCCAAAAACAAGGTGCTATCAGTGTTTAGTGGAACATGTTTATTGATCCATACATGACTTTTCATGCAGGAGTGACTCTGTCGAAATTCTTTTCCTACTCCCGATTGTACAACTATAATACTAGCATCTCCCGAAAAATTCAAAAGTTTGTTTAATGAGTTTCGAATACACATGTTTCTTATTGCAGTAGAGCAGATCATAGAGAATTGCAAAAGAATCTCTACATGGACATGTCATGTAAACTTAAATTTTACAATCAATAATACATCTTACCCATTCTTTAAAAGAGAAAGGCACCAGCATGATTGGACATGCTTCTCTTCAAATTAGGGACGTTTAAGTAGAACAAAATTTCACagtagaataaaaatttataacattGCAGATAACATGCCTAATTTGGTTCTTTAGTAGAAGCGTAAATATAACACAAgagaaaaagtaaaaaaaaaaaatcaccaaaGCAGTCTACAATAGAATccaaattaaacatataaatcaTTGAAACATACATATCTCATGTATAATATGATTCTATAGTAGAACATAAACAACTTACCCATATCAAACTCAATCCAGTATCTAACTTTAAAAATACACTCACGGATCATATTCGAAACCACTAAAACAACAATTATGTTTATAAAATCATAACTTTCCACAAATTACAGTGATATGCAACTTAAAAAGTGAAAATCAATaagattaaacaaaaaaaacctTTAGGATCAATGAATATGCATATTTTCATTCTATATTAGAGCcataaattatagataacaaaTAACATATATTGCACCTTTAGGAGAAAAATTACTATCAAGTAACATAATTGTATCAATTATGTGATTCCACAGTAGAACTGAAATTAATAAACAACAGAATAACCAAGGAATATCATATATAACATGGTTCCACAATAGAATAAAAACAAAGTAGCAAGTATTAACAAAATCAGGTAGTAAATTAACAAATCAAGTTTAATGTTCAATAATAGAATCGAAAtcataatcgaaattagtaaATCAACAAGTTATGACTGTAGAATCACAAACTCTTACAAATGAAACAAATTTGACAATTAATTAAAACGGATAATAGTAGTCAGAATTAACATAACCTGATGGACATCGAACATCGAACATCGAGAGTTGATTTGATAATTTGAGTTCATTCAAGAAAGGTTCCCGGATTTCATCGTGCGCGCCACAAAGAGTGTAGATAGAGGGCTGGAGAGGAGGGAGAGTAGAtcggggagagagagggagcaAGCGAGGAGGGGAGAGAGTAGAGGAGAGAGAGCGCCCGTAGAGAGAGTAGAGAGAAACATCGTAAGGAACAATAAGTCAAGATCTTTTTTTCAGAAGTTCACAACCGTTAGATTAGATAAAAACGAACGATTAAGATTAAATTTAGGGTGTACAACGAAACTCCATATAAGATGTCCCTCCATTGAATTTAGGCCTACTCGtgataaaattataagactCATGGATAATTGGATaagaaaaatgatattttttctcaaaaagaaaaatgatatttaatcaTTTGATATTCGAGACAAATTCAAAGAACTAATACAAAATCACTATACTGCAtcaccaaaaatattaaatttttatattttagctCAATACGTAAAAACATTCGaattaatattgaaattttgaataatatatttgttctaaAAATTAGTTAAGCTCTAGAAATTGGTCTccgaaaatataatttgaagaatatttttttaactaaaaattcaaGCGGCGTGTTATAAAATCCATTTAAGTGATGAACttgtttaaaaattatcaaatgtctTGATGTGTATTATGAGGGATTATCCTATTGTAAGAGATAAAATTGatcatatattacaatattttcCGAAAGATCTACTAAACTATTTTAAAGACTTCTTTATGCACAATACATTAAAGGAATGTGTAACCTACTCACATATATTTGGTAGTAATTGGTGTTATTTCTAATAACAAAGCTGAAACTGTCTAATTAGAAAATTATCATGAGAGATGtctaattaaagaaaaaaatagatCTCGTGACTAATCATGGAGTGACCGGTTTTTTATGCGAACATACTATAATTGGTTTTGTAATGAATAAATCATAATGTCTTTATATAAATCAATTTCCAAATATATGATAGATAACTGTCTTTATATTAAGTCAATTTCCAAAAAACATAGATTCTTAAGTTTGAGTGTTTTAATTTCGACAGATTCAATCAAGTGTCATCGAGAAAAATATCAGATATCGGTGGTAAAATCTCGTGGCTAAGTGACAATATAGAGTGATGGATTTTATAATCCTTCTAAGTGTGgaatgatgaatttttttatgcAAACGTGCTATAATTAACCTGTAGTGGATAATTGTCTTTACAGAATCTACAGACCGTAAGTAACAAAGGAATGCTGCATGTAATAAGAACCTGCGACTAAATCCAAACAACAAGGAATCTGAAAATAGCTAAATTACCTCATTTCTCAAGACCATTCTTTTTCCCAGCATCCAAATTCATGCAACAATAGTATCAGTCTACAAGTTTGATCATACCACAAGGAAAACAGTGAAGTTCAGTTTATAACTTTATATAATGATACAGACAATACATACATGGTACATACACAGATGACACATGAAGAGGTTCCGAAATATAAAACTCTCTTCCTTTACAGAtttcttttcttaattttttttgccaaatttacttttctttttctcccctATCTATTACTTGTACAAAGGGTAGTCAATATCGAGCCTTAAGAATCAATAATTAGATTTTAGCACTATACATCCATGTGTCGATTACCAAAAGTCATCATCAGTCGCCACTGACGTGGATGAGGACAGATCAGCCTCTTCCTCAAACTCCATCTCCAACTCTGGCTCACCGAATTCTGGAGAATCAATATCAGCAAGGTTCTTTAAATCAACAACAGAAAGCTCGTCTAAGCGCTTCACGACTAAGTCAGCAGCTCCAAGTTCGTATACTGGATGCTTGCTAGCAACAGCCACACACTTCATTCGTGCATCATGAGCTGCCTCCACAGTTTGATTAGAGTTTCCAAACACAATACAACGCTCAGGTAAGAACTGTAAAAGTTGTGCTGCATACATAAACATCTCTGGATCTGGCTTTCCTCTATATACATCTTCCGCTGTCACAATCACACTGAAAACCCCTTCAATCCCAATAGCTCCAATCGCATTTTCAAGAGTTTTCCTTGGCCGGGTGGATACCAGGGCAATTGGTATCTTATAATGTATCAAAACATCTACAAACTCTTGAGAACCAGGTCGAAATCTATATATTCCACCCTGCAAAGATTGGTAAATCTCCTCCTTTCTTGTTGCCATTCTTCTCAGCTGAGAGGGCTCTCTTGCCCAGCAAAGAACTTCAGAGATCGCTTGCTCATTTTTCATACCTTCAATTCTCCGAGTGACGAAAGTCGGTGGAGGTGATTTCCCTTCTTCCTGAGAAAGAATCAACCAAGCCTGCTTTTCAAGATCAGGATTTTCCTCAATTAAGACTCCTTCCCATTCAAATATAGCACCTAACCACCCACACCCCATCCTTTCTTGTCGCAGCAATGGATTCTGAAGTGCAGCGTTATCAGCCCTGTTCTCTGGAGGCCACAAACTAGGCTTGCGATCTACACCACTATCAGACCCATGATTAAAATTCCTAGGTAACCTCTCCTCATCTTGATAAGAATAAGCTTCTTTCGCCAACCCCATAGCCTGAGCCTTAACCAATATTCTCCTCAACGGACGACCAACACCCACCCCCCGCAAAGAGCTACAACATACCAATTTTCTACAGAGAAAATCATTTTGTGGAATCCTGACAAAACCAACTGCCTTCTTCTTACCTCCAACATCCTTACACTGATGCAATCCAAGTACCGGGCTGTGTCTCAAAACAGAAGTAGCACTAATGGACTCAACCATCATCGCCTCGTAAAACAGATCTCCAAGTACTTATACCTGACAGCTATTTAACTCAACAACTTTCCTCAAATCCAAAATACAcccaataaaaacaaaataaaacccCTGACCTCAACCAAAGTTTCAAACTTTATGAATCAAACTGACTCAACTCAGCTCAGAAACCCCAAATCAATCACTTTACCCTGACACACAATCTAAATAAACCAAGAACACACACAACTACACAGGTATATTCACAAACCCACTTCAATTTCCCTAATTTGCATCAATCCAAACGCCAACAAACTCAAACTTGCACAAAAGAACACAATCTTTTCACAAAACAGCACAAAATATTCCCAATCAAACACACACAAAAGAGCACAAAACCAATAAAGATCCAAACTTTATGCAAAACCCATCAAAGATAACCCCTTTAATCACACAAACAACAGCTAAAAAACAGATTAAACACAAAAAAGATAATAAAGATGataaagattcaaactttatGCAAAACCCATCAAGAAAACACCTTTAATTACACAAACAACAcccaaaaaaaagataaaacacCCCAAGATTCAAGAAAAAAGGCACAAGACTTATATATACAAGACTAAAGAAGATGAAAATGATTGGGAATAATGAAGAAGTAGTTAGAAGAAAAGTAAGAAGAACCTGTGGGTGAAAACGAATGGGGAGAAAGATTCGTGTAGTGTTGCAATCAacaagtttatatattttttgtggcTTGTGTAGAAACAAGAATGAGCCTCTAGAGCCTTTGCGTACCGGTGGTGCCGGCAAAGCTATTGAAATATACACGTGTCGGTCATTTCATTAGATTTATTAAACTGAGatgcaatttaaaaaaaaaaactgaaatgcAATTAATctgtattataaaaaaaaattaagagaaaagaagaaagtactatataatattgattaaatatgaatgattataaaaaaaaatatgattagtATTGTTGGGAAATATGATGTAAAATGAAATATCATTTTGTGAAAACATGTACTCGTAGTGTATATTTTTAGTTCAAGTATTAGAATTGAAtgattaaaatcataaaaattattgacATTCTTTCAAATCACTTTTAATTCAGATTGCAAATTACATTTCATCTTCTCTCTATTCTCTTACATCTAAGTGAACATGATTATCGTCATATGGATTTATTGATGAtttgtgaaaaggaaagaaatttgATTGGTGCTTATTTCAAAATTCGATTGGTGACTTTGATCTCAGTTCGTTTGGTTTGATGTAATTCAGAATTTGGTTGGACTATAATATTGAATTGGACGTACTCAAGATTCGATGATTTGGCTGGATTATACGTTATTGGATTGTGTAACATATGACGTATCTCGAGATTTGATTGGATGACGCTATGATATTGTACAACTTTTTTGTCGGACGTGATCGAAATTTTGATAAGATTACGATGTTGATTGTATAAATTCTTAAACGAAGTAAGTTGTGTAATTACAAAATGACACGTAATTCacgttttaaaatatttttgatctctttattaatattttttttatatcgaaTACGCCTTATCTTCTTATAAAATTAAGATCCTCAACTATATTAGGACTCGAAATTTGATATAACCATATTATTAGAAAAATTTAAGATGACAatctttgaaatttaaaaagatttttttttatctaaatagctagatttaaaataatgatcacatataaatatatttcagtAGACAAAATTGAgaataaaataagaaaacaaCTAGACTATAAACCAGTTGAAAGATGGATGgagaacaaaatattaacaCAACTAGACTGTAAAACAAAcgtgaataaatatttaaatcgtgtgaaataaaataaaataaattcctTGAGATTGAGGAAATATTACCAAACAATATGAGTGTGCAATGTATAATCCCTTTCTCcccttaaattttatatattttttaacgtTTGACTGGTATGTTAgaactttaaaatttaaatttttatttacattcttttttataaaatgataaactattaaattatattatatatgagtaTTAAATACGAATCACATATCGATTGGAATATATTACTCTAACCTTACCCaattaaaatatcttaaaaGTACAATTAAGCTAAAACCAGCACATGACTAGAGTAAAATAATTGTGAGCATCCAATATTCCCGTAGAAACCTAATACTAccagatatttatatttaaacatgcatatagatataattttaatgaaaaacAACAAATAAGGTCCCTATCAATTTGGTGAAAAAATTGTTAAGTACTAGGGAATGGATAAGAAGTGAAAATAATAAACGTCTTTTCAATCCTCTAATAAGTTGTTACATACAAATATTACTAATAATTTATTGTAATTTATTGACATAGATTAAGTTTATTCCATAATTTTATCTTCTATGTATGTTTGTACGTAAACGTATAGCCAATACATGCACACATGATCCAATTGATTACATAAAAATAAGATACTCCATAGAAGACTTTGTTATTTATACATGTCTGATATGGACCAACTTAtccagttgcagcttgaaagTTGTAGCGGAGAAACTAAGAAATTATTGGCCATTTTGTTACGTGTAAAGTTGGTATGCATGCAATAGTCAAGGCAAGATCACATACTTATCATGATATaacatttttgattttctttcaaaattcaaaacattTATTAATTATCCAACGTCCATATGTATTTccgaaaaatctcaaaattccagtatttttaacattattattaaaattattaaaacattatTATATGGATCTTGCCTCTGATTATTGGCTGCTTTCTAAATTAAGATAAACAATTCTTTTCCTTCAAAATAGGAAGGCTGAAATCGCCACACAAGAATAGTGTATATTCTCTGTGGGGGATTTGGGGTGATAAAATTAGACCTAATAAtgtgaattttaatttaaattaattttaaaaaattagtattttaaattatttgaaagCTGACGGAAAATTagtatattacataaattatgacatatcttatttaaatatcatgtatatggatttattttgaatatttaagtttataatAATTACAGTATGTTTTGGCTAAAGAGCTCAATCataaattacttaaatattaatatcttttgtaCGTATTCTTTGGAGTGCTATATGAAAACACAACACTATTGAAAAAGTATGgggagaaaaaaatattatcatgaaAATCATTAGGTAATTtgtcttataatttttaatgGAAAATGTTCCACAACCAAAGGTGGATAACTAGCTTATCCAACCAACTGATCTCTAGCCGTCCAAAATAGGACAATCAACGCACAGAATTCAAA
Protein-coding regions in this window:
- the LOC108205075 gene encoding 5-amino-6-(5-phospho-D-ribitylamino)uracil phosphatase, chloroplastic, with protein sequence MMVESISATSVLRHSPVLGLHQCKDVGGKKKAVGFVRIPQNDFLCRKLVCCSSLRGVGVGRPLRRILVKAQAMGLAKEAYSYQDEERLPRNFNHGSDSGVDRKPSLWPPENRADNAALQNPLLRQERMGCGWLGAIFEWEGVLIEENPDLEKQAWLILSQEEGKSPPPTFVTRRIEGMKNEQAISEVLCWAREPSQLRRMATRKEEIYQSLQGGIYRFRPGSQEFVDVLIHYKIPIALVSTRPRKTLENAIGAIGIEGVFSVIVTAEDVYRGKPDPEMFMYAAQLLQFLPERCIVFGNSNQTVEAAHDARMKCVAVASKHPVYELGAADLVVKRLDELSVVDLKNLADIDSPEFGEPELEMEFEEEADLSSSTSVATDDDFW